DNA from Misgurnus anguillicaudatus chromosome 13, ASM2758022v2, whole genome shotgun sequence:
GTTCTCATTTCAGTAAGCctgtaaaatatattattatgacACCTTCTGGCAACATCTTCTATGTCCAAAGCAAATGCTGTACATAAACTGAATAATGTGTAGATGTATTTAATACATAACCACTGCTTCAGTGAATATCAATTACCTCCTATGACAGCAGAGTCTGTTTGTTGTGGAGCGGCAGGTGTTGGTGTAACATCTGTTGCTCCAGAGAAAAGATAACACAGACACATGACACATATAACCTGCATGTCAACATTGCATGCACAACGACAGACATATGgaattacaacaatttaaaTGATGAGAAAACTTTGTAGCATTGTTGCAATTAAAAGAAATGCAACATGGCACATTGCTAGACATTATTGCAAATTAAGTGCATTGATTTTAGTGCATAAATGTACAGGAAGtatatgaaatataaatagCATTGGAGCCAAGACTTGGATTGTATTACACTAGCTTATTATAATGTTCGGATCTATTGTTAAATATGGGTGTCACACCCAAGTCTGTATGGGGAACTTAGATAAGGTATCTTCTTACTTAAACAAGAAATACACTACTTACCACCAGGTGCAAAACTAGTCACATTGACAGTCATAGTGGCCTGTATGGAAAATTTAACAATTGATTAATCTGATGCACACTTTACACTCcaaaagcaaataataaaaatatatctgcaatcaaaataaactctatttaatactttatttcACCATGAtgtataaatactgtatatctgAAATATAAATAGgctgtgtttttccattacaGAAATGAAGAGACTTTTCATTGTCATGAAAAAAATGCCACAGTGACAAATCTGTCATCATTGATTCACTCTTATGTCTGTTCATTGCATTTCATATGAATTTCTTTCATCGAACACAACAAAAGGCATTTTTATAATTCTGACACTATTTTTAAATTTGCAATGCAATGAgtgaatgatgatgatgactCAGTCAACAACTTCTGCTTTTGTGCTCAATGGAAGTCAGTCATGAgagtttaaaacaacattaggCTGAGTAAATGACAACATTTTGGGGTAAAGTTCTATTTAAGCAGTATTTTCATTTCCTTTTTTGACTTTGGAAAGTTTCTGCAACTTATGACTCAAGCATTTTTCATGTGCTTCACCGCAATACTTATTTAACAATAAAGTGTGTATTTAAAGAATAGCTGATTCCAGAAAATGAAAATCTACTTATAAGTTAGTCCTATAATCTTCAAGGATGTATGTGCTTTTCTGAGCTTCAAAACATTGACCATAAGGGCTGTGCGATATTGAGTATGGCATTTCTTTAACTTCAGattgtataattttttattatatggccaacatacactcacctaaaggattattaggaacaccatactaatactgtgtttgatcccctttcgccttcagaactgccttaattctacgtggcattgattcaacaaggtgctgaaagcattctttagaaatgttggcccatattgataggatagcatcttgcagttgatggagatttgtgggatgcacatccagggcacgaagctcccgttccaccacataccaaagatgctctattgggttgagatctggtgactgtgggggccattttagtacagtgaactcattgtcatgttcaagaaatcaatttgaaatgattcgagctttgtgacatggtgcattatcctgctgcaagtagccatcagaggatgggtatgGTGGTCAttaagggatggacatggtcagaaacaatgctcaggtaggccgtggcttTTAaactggcactaaggggcctaaagtgtgccaagaaaacaatCCCCACACcatgcacagtggtaacaaggcatgatggatccatgtactcattctgtttacgccaaattctgactctaccatctgaatgtctcaacagaaatcaagactcatcagaccaggcaacatttttctagtCTTCAACCGTCCAATTTTGGTgtgcttgtgcaaattgtagcctctttttcctatttgtagtggagatgagtggtacctggtggggtcttctgctgttgtagcccatccccctcaaggttgtgcgtgttgtggcttcacaaatgctttgctgcatacctcggttgtaacgagtggttatttcagtcaaagttgctcttctatcagcttgaatcagtcgacccattctcctctgacctctagcatcaacaaggcactttttgcccacaggactgccgcatactggatgtttttcccttttcacaccattctttgtaaaccctagaaatggttgtgcatgaaaatcccagtaactgagcagattgtgaaatactcagaccatttggcaccaacaaccatgccacgctcaaaattgcttaaatcacctttcttttccattctgacattcagtttggagttcaggagattgtcttgaccaggaccacacccctaaatacattgaagcaactgtcatgtgattggttgattagatacttgcattaatgagaaattgaacaggtgttcccaataatcctttaggtgagtgtatgtttcATATATTAGGGAATAAAAGCATCACAACAACTTCAACAAAGTCAACAGCCATGTTTTACTATTGCATAAAACAAATTAGACATTTttaacaatgtaaacaaacaaactacaATAAATGTCACCACTATCATGCGCCGTTGCACACGCATGCATCCAACTAACATCCGCAGGCCAGATACTGTATTATCAGCATCAACTTAAAACTTTGACCATACGTTATTTTTTCCAAGTATTAAAATGCAGTCTTATTCTTTACTGCAAACCATTGcgatatgcacatttttatttttcactaCTGCAACAATTTCAATATATTGCTCTGTGCTATTGACTACCATTCAATGCCAAAAAAGGcagaatatgatttaaaataCCTTCAAACTGTGTTCAGCTAAAAAAAGGAAGTCATACACAACTATGATGtcatggggtgagtaaattatgggaCAAATTTTCCAATAATCTAGTAAACTATTGTCTTAActttaagtttttaaataaacccatgtgtgtgtgttaaacagGCAACATTGGCTTAAAACCAAATAAGTTGTTTATTGTGTACacctgtgtttacttgtgtttaaGAATTAACTATTACAAGTGGACCAATATCAGGTTGTGATATGTGTGCTGTCCCACGTGGAAAACTTGCACTTAAACACACTTTATTGAAGTACACTTACAGTAGTAAACATAATATTCTCATTCttgcactaattttgtacttattATACAAAAAGCTCGTCTTCAGTAACTTTACATTTAAGTTAAGTTTTCTGAACCGTGCAATTTTGATACACTATTTATTTCAGTACACTAAAAATCTATTTAACTATGACTGGTATTTAGTATAGTATACTTATTTCACGTGCACTGAATCACTACTGAAGTAGAACTATACTTTTAATTAGTATATTTGTAGTGTATAACTTTTGACTTTTATTTAGCACAAAAATAACAATGTACTATAAAGGTACTTGCTTATTTTTTACTACATTCAAGTAACTCATACTCTGTTTTTACCTGGGGATGTTACACGTGACCTTTGTTGGGAGGTAAATGAGGATTAACTTTATGAATGGTGTGGttagaaaaaaatatgcaaatctCAAACTACAGATTTAGTAAGGAAACACAAAGGAGGACATGTCTATATGTGTCTTAATGTATTAATCTATTTTATACTTTTAATATTATTGCTTTACTACGATGTATTACTGTATAAGTCACAGAATGAATGTAACTTATTGTTAATGAAGAAACGTAAGTCTTATTTTCTATTTACAAGCCACTCTCATAGTTAAACATCTCTTAAAACGCAAACAAAATCCACATTTGAAACTGCtttttgtttttactgtatGAAGTGTTGTTGTGTAGCCAAATAATACAAGAAACACCGGTATTTGTTTGTGGACGCAACCCTTAAAAGTTACTGCGATTCGTCACTCGATTTCATTAACTTACCTGTTGTCGACAGCAGTCAATGTAATAATCCGTTTTACTGTATCACTTTCAAGACATTAAAGAGATCGTAACTTGACCAGCTGTGTAGCCTACAGCTATTTGAAACCGACCTATGTAccttaacaaaaacaaaaacacaaacttacctcAAGTATTGAAGTTGGGTGTAAACGAAGTTAAAATGGCGATTGATTCGTCTCCTTTGCGAATAAACTCGAGCCGAGAAATCATAAAATGTCGAAAGTGGTCGCGTTGCAATTGAATCGAGACAGCGTGAAGCAAGCGCACGCTGAATGTGTGCGCGTTCCCGAGCGTTTCCTCCTGCTCCTGCGCGCTCACGTGGAATCAAACAATGGTCGCATTCCACGAAGTGAGTAATATTAACCAACACCACCCAGAAAACAATAATGCGTGACCgggttactttttaaaagttatttattGACTTGTGGTTGTCAAGTACATTACAAATGTACcgattaaatcattttaatatagCCTACTTTGGATGTCacgttaaaaataataaaaatgtatttaaaaatgtccaCATCCTGACAAGAAGTGAGGAGTAAAAATAATCAAGTAAAGTTAAAACAATCAtgatttttcttttacttgGTTCATTTTATATAGCTTTAATTGAACAATAATCCATTTCTTTACAAACTCATATCATTGGTGATGGCAAAAAAGatttatgacatttaattaaaattaaaaatactcTCTTCTGTTGCATATTTCCTGGCACTGGCAGGTTTCCGAGTACTAAACCCAGCATATTTTCCTGTAAACACATTTGAAAGTAAAAGACAGATTGAGGCATCTGCTAACAGTGGattaaataataacatgatgcGTATATGAGCTTtgaatgctattaaagtatgcTGACCTTTGTCTTTTATTTAGGGTTTGGCCTCTGCTTTCAGTTCTTCCTTCCCTTTTCCTGATGGATGATCACCcttgaaataaaaacaacagtTGGCATTGCTTAATGagttacatttttatgttttaaggGAGTTAAAATAATCACTATGGCCAAATGGAGTATAGCTTACTGCTTGGTAAATCTTTCACAgtatatactttaaaaatagtAAGTGAAAGTGTTGACATTATGCAACGATGAACGTTTCAGATGTCATGCTATGTTGTCATATGACCTATATTGGATGTGAGTGTTATGATCTGAACAAAAAATAGGTTTATTTTTCagttttaagttgaaaacatcTCTTAAAGAAATAGAAATTAAcacatgtttaatgttttactcaccctcaagcttTCTTCTTTCGTTCGAACAAAGTCGGTGTTATTGTAGCCTATATTATATCCTGGCTTTCTTTGGATAGTGCCCATTTTAAAAGTTCAAAATTCGTTTTTATAGGTTTCTGTaaggacacatttatatttcaaactttataaagtaTTTATGGCCATACACGCTTCATCACAGGCGCCTGACCTCTTACCAAggttacaaaaaaaacattgctttaCTTTCGAAAGGCATTTAGTAACTGTATGGATATGTTCTTGATGTGCTTTTCTGAGatttaaaaatggggcactatccaatccCATTCTAAAGCCGAAACAGCCAGGATATTATTTCATATAACTTTGACTGAAGAAAAAGAAGTCATATACGCCTAGAATGGCTTGAGGAAGTAAAATATGGGCTGACTTTATTTTAgggggtgaactatacctttaaccTTTGTCAGTCTAaacatataggggtggtttcccagacaggggtTATCTTAAactaggactaggccttagtttaataagaaaatataactagttttaacaaacctgccttactaaaaacataacttagggcactgatgtattttaagatatgtcagtgcaagttgttttcagtttggacagctcctacattttttttagtctaggactaatccctgtccgggaaacctccCTATAATGAGTTAAATGCGGCGTGCACGatttctgaaaaacgctttggaaaagggagtcgggccgacaaCCAAAACACACAGTAATTggcgtgtctactaaactacatcattgcctgggttgcgtatgtgtggggcgggtctatcaaaaaaaggtccagatttggtaggggcgtgtttgtttagatgatttcaaatgtcaacattggccttcagagatcatggaccctgTCCTAAAAAAAGATACTTTTGGTTTGTCAGACTAAAAATGGAAGATAAAGACATAGCATTGTGGGATACTGTATGCACATTATgctttgtatatgtatatatgtatgttagCAAATGTATTAAGGCATCTCCATTTTATATGAAGAGTAATACATACTACATTATAAATAGTAAAGATAATATATATTAGGAACTCATTACAAACATAGTCAGTTATGAAATAACTATAATAACATATGCGATAAAGGTTTCTATTTCTATAAAGGCTTGTGGTGTGTTTTATGCTATGTTTTTCCCATTCCCATTATTTTACCTCCACAGAACTCACTTTTTCTGAAGCCTCGGTTTGTTCCCCATCTGACTGACTGCCACGACCTACACCATTCTCCACACCAGAGGGCCTGAGGTCCTCCACCTTCTCCGGTTCCTGAGAGTCATTCGAGGCCGTGTTGGTTTTGACTTTGTTACATTCTGTAGGATTTGAGTTTGCTTGAATTTCACTCTCGTTCTCAGAGGATAAGTCATCTTTTGACACATGGCTGTCTTCTTGTTCATCCTGGTTTGTGGCTGTTGAAGACTCGTTCGCTTTCTTCTCATCCTCCACTGGTTTATCTTCAGTGGTGCTGGTGTTGTCCACATGTGGCTCATCTTCCTCTTTAGGATAGTCTATTGAACTAGCATCTGTATCTCTGACAGGAGGAACGTTCTCATAATGCGGTTGGGGGCTGGTGGGAGTGGTCTTTTTAGGGCTGTATGGTTCATATTTTGGTTTATCAGACTTAAAACTCGATGAGTTATCTCTCCTGTATACATGGAGGGGGAAAATTGCATATAGCattaaacaaatatataattGTTCAGATATAACTGAATAGTGAACCATGATTACACTTTCATAAGTTCACCAGCAGATGGTGCGAGTGTCTAACTTTTACCTTTGCACAAACAAATGAAGATCAAAGAAGTTGAAGATGACTTTACCTGAGAGAGCCTCTGGGGCTGTGACTCACGTGGAAATCATAAAAGGTTTTAAGTGATTTGGGAGACAAAGTATCTCTAAATGACCTTCTTTTCAAGGAACCTGAGcttaaaaggaaaaagaaaagtACTGTCTGTCACAGTGTTCTCTAAAAGTCTGTTATACTATTcaaatttaatgtaaaaatatataaaatatatgttatacTATAAGTAATATACCGGTTGAAGTTCTTCACCAAGAAGGTCTTATCTGGATGCTGGTCTTTCAGCTCTTTCATTACAGTTTGTAGATCTTGATTGTTCTTGAAAAGGAAGAACATCATTTTTTTCAGAGGTTTTCAGAGTAGCAGATTGGTTCAGCTGTATTTTCAATGCTTTGTTCTTGGTCATTTCCTTGTAGAAGATTTCTCTTAGGCTGGTAATGGCTTGGAAGACCGTCACATAACATCCAATGCGACTTCAGAATGTGAGAGAATATGAACAGCTTTATATTTGTAATCTTTTTTGCCATTCAAATAGAAACATCACAAATTATTGttaatgtttttacagtttttcataATTAAGGTAGGATCAATCTCACAATTTAAAAATTAACATAATTCCACCTGCATAGCAATTTATAGCTAATTTATCAAAAGATGCATGACAAGTATTGGATAATGTTTTCAATTTAAAGGatacatttcacaagatttttttaagatgtaaaataactATATTTGGTATTcacagagtacgtatgtgaagtttaagctcaaaataccgaatagataatttattatagtatgttaaaattgccactttgtaggttgtgagcaaaaatgtgccggtTTTGGGTgcatccctttaaatgcaaacgaGCTGATCTCtgaactaaatggcagtgtcgtggttggatagtgcagatttaggggcggtattatccccttctgacatcacaaggggagccacatttcaatgaggtatttttcacatgcttgcagagaatggtttaccaaaactaagttactgggttgatctttatctcattttctagattgatagaagcactggggacccaattatgtcagattttcatgatatggccCTTTAAAGTATATAGCTTGTTTGTTAAGTTGTAAACAAGAAcataaaatgttaatttcaaaGTTTAATTTGTTATCTTGCAATCTAATACTAATAAACTAAAAGAAACTGATATGTGCACAATGTCAATTAATTTTCTCTGAGTACAATAGTCAATGTGTTGTTAAGTTAATTGCTGTCAAGAATAGGAAATCATAAatagaaacaaaaacaaaactataAAAAGGCTCTAAAACTGTCATTAGGTTTTAAAGAATCCTTGCAAACAGTAAAATTACTCACCTGTCAAATAGATTAGGCAGCTCATCTTTCAGTTCTCTGTTTATATCCTCAAAAATCACCTTGGCTGCATTCATCTCATCCTCTGcctaaaatgacaaaaaaaccTAAAGTT
Protein-coding regions in this window:
- the bin2a gene encoding bridging integrator 2a isoform X1 yields the protein MAESKTSINSKGGANVLAKRVQKKFSRAQEKVLQRLGKSDETKDEHFEQCVINLQDQQNDAYRIYKDLKAYLNAVRVMRDASSRLFQSLFDAYDPEWDGAEDLGVVVEGEDLLWNDYEDKLRDQALLTMDSYMSQFPDVRERVAKRGRKLVDYDSARHSVTGLKNAKKKDDVKIGKAEDEMNAAKVIFEDINRELKDELPNLFDSRIGCYVTVFQAITSLREIFYKEMTKNNQDLQTVMKELKDQHPDKTFLVKNFNRSGSLKRRSFRDTLSPKSLKTFYDFHVSHSPRGSLRRDNSSSFKSDKPKYEPYSPKKTTPTSPQPHYENVPPVRDTDASSIDYPKEEDEPHVDNTSTTEDKPVEDEKKANESSTATNQDEQEDSHVSKDDLSSENESEIQANSNPTECNKVKTNTASNDSQEPEKVEDLRPSGVENGVGRGSQSDGEQTEASEKVSSVEGDHPSGKGKEELKAEAKP
- the bin2a gene encoding bridging integrator 2a isoform X2, with translation MAESKTSINSKGGANVLAKRVQKKFSRAQEKVLQRLGKSDETKDEHFEQCVINLQDQQNDAYRIYKDLKAYLNAVRVMRDASSRLFQSLFDAYDPEWDGAEDLGVVVEGEDLLWNDYEDKLRDQALLTMDSYMSQFPDVRERVAKRGRKLVDYDSARHSVTGLKNAKKKDDVKIGKAEDEMNAAKVIFEDINRELKDELPNLFDSRIGCYVTVFQAITSLREIFYKEMTKNNQDLQTVMKELKDQHPDKTFLVKNFNRSGSLKRRSFRDTLSPKSLKTFYDFHVSHSPRGSLRRDNSSSFKSDKPKYEPYSPKKTTPTSPQPHYENVPPVRDTDASSIDYPKEEDEPHVDNTSTTEDKPVEDEKKANESSTATNQDEQEDSHVSKDDLSSENESEIQANSNPTECNKVKTNTASNDSQEPEKVEDLRPSGVENGVGRGSQSDGEQTEASEKGDHPSGKGKEELKAEAKP